One Tubulanus polymorphus chromosome 5, tnTubPoly1.2, whole genome shotgun sequence DNA segment encodes these proteins:
- the LOC141905595 gene encoding ubiquitin-protein ligase E3A-like produces MSSNEDSSEGRGAGQGVDHFIPVEATASSSSSDEMKRTAAKQLIEKYYHQLIDGCGQDRCLNPYCRSSAQFRFKSDLDPNHAAIKALELLKEHAQLCDSKPPKVAKQVPTSSDTSAACSSSSSGATSSSGAASTSLSDSAIDINIKPAVKEIPYLDEEKVTEIIEDAKNCGSWSKLIRTLGMVYNNSDSLMKSFQKNAKKTENPSDEIKQESLASGEESDDASKNFKITKDESMELDACCDSMEKTEDDSAICLSSSSRGESMDSQDDDVDISQVDVIKPSSQTTTQSKQIQFTDINVDFDSLRRSYAKLFSIPDLPFNSALINALLYLSRSLEMDLKYHQMYERQPKMLEAFVIVMEIPELSSPEYLEDAFPAYCKAAGTLPMKAFAELARTWSTFGEERLRTMLQSLHQLITVRVLTGQWGLIQCLNDDHAITGATKLMKSVFYASLMAGTMDANSVIQAERELSLNVGNNLTDFFQGSPREPKERKETAEDPIEKILNVHAINCRKPLIAYEEFLNDPLNDQIEMDRDYTNYRSETDKFSFMTHSFILNTATKNLGMYFDHRIRMINERRWSMYQSHAAGAPMMPYLRLRIRRDHIIDDALVGLEMVASDNPQDLKKQLYVEFEGEQGIDEGGVQKEFFQLIVEEIFNPDIGMFTFSEELQQFWFNSTSYESDAQFTLIGIVLGLAIYNNVILDVHFPMVVYRKLLGKIGTFEDLKDSHPSLANGLQELLDYEGNVEETVMHNYRIGYQDVFGNNLTHDLKENGDEIPVTNENRQEFVDLYADFLLNKSIERQFGAFKRGFAMVTDESPIKMLFRPEEVELLVCGSKDFEFYDLENAAEYDGGFTADSQTIKDFWSVVHDFTDEQKRKLLQFTTGSDRVPVGGLSKLKLIISKNGPDSERLPTSHTCFNVLLLPSYASKDKLRERLLKAITYAKGFGML; encoded by the exons ATGAGTTCTAACGAAGACAGTTCAGAAGGCAGAGGAGCTGGACAAGGGGTGGATCA TTTTATTCCTGTTGAAGCTACAGCCTCCTCGAGTTCTTCAGACGAAAT GAAGCGTACAGCTGCTAAACAGTTAATCGAAAAATATTACCATCAATTAATCGACGGTTGCGGACAGGATCGATGTTTGAATCCGTATTGTCGGTCGAGCGCTCAGTTCCGTTTTAAATCGGACTTAGACCCGAACCACGCAGCGATCAAAGCTCTCGAATTACTGAAGGAACACGCGCAGTTGTGCGATTCGAAACCGCCGAAGGTCGCTAAACAGGTGCCGACTAGTAGCGATACATCAGCTGCGTGTTCATCTTCTTCATCTGGTGCGACTTCGTCATCTGGTGCTGCGTCAACATCGCTGTCAGATTCTGCcatagatatcaatataaaaccag CTGTTAAGGAAATCCCATATTTGGACGAGGAAAAAGTCACCGAGATCATTGAGGATGCTAAAAATTGCGGAAGTTGGTCAAAACTGATAAGAACGTTGGGGATGGTTTACAATAATTCAGATTCGTTGATGAAAAGTTTTcagaaaaatgcaaaaaagaCGGAAAATCCGAGCGACGAAATAAAACAGGAATCGCTCGCGTCTGGGGAGGAGTCGGACGACGCGagtaaaaacttcaaaataacGAAAGACGAATCGATGGAATTGGACGCGTGCTGCGACTCGATGGAAAAAACGGAGGATGACAGCGCCATCTGTTTATCGTCTAGTAGTCGCGGTGAGAGTATGGACAGTCAGGACGACGACGTCGATATTTCACAAGTCGACGTCATCAAACCGAGTTCGCAAACAACAACGCAATCGAAGCAAATACAGTTCACCGATATAAACGTTGATTTCGACAGTTTACGAAGGTCGTACGCGAAACTTTTCAGTATTCCCGATTTGCCGTTCAATTCGGCGTTGATCAACGCGTTGCTCTATTTATCGCGTAGTCTCGAAATGGATTTGAAATACCATCAAATGTACGAACGTCAGCCGAAAATGCTCGAAGCGTTCGTGATCGTGATGGAAATACCCGAATTGAGCAGTCCCGAATATCTGGAGGACGCGTTCCCCGCGTATTGCAAGGCGGCCGGAACGCTGCCGATGAAAGCGTTCGCGGAACTCGCGCGAACGTGGTCGACGTTCGGCGAGGAACGTTTACGCACGATGTTGCAGTCTCTTCATCAGTTGATTACGGTGCGCGTTTTAACCGGTCAGTGGGGTCTTATACAGTGTTTAAACGACGATCACGCGATCACCGGAGCCACGAAATTAATGAAGAGCGTCTTCTACGCGTCGTTAATGGCCGGAACGATGGACGCCAATAGTGTTATCCAAGCCGAACGCGAACTCAGTCTCAACGTCGGCAACAATTTAACGGACTTCTTTCAAGGTTCGCCGCGCGAGCCGAAAGAGCGCAAGGAAACGGCGGAAGATCCGatcgaaaaaatattgaaCGTACACGCGATCAATTGTCGGAAACCGTTGATCGCGTACGAGGAGTTCTTGAACGATCCGTTAAACGATCAAATCGAAATGGACCGCGATTACACGAATTATCGCAGCGAAACTGACAAATTCTCGTTCATGACGCATTCGTTCATTTTGAACACGGCGACTAAAAATCTGGGTATGTACTTTGATCATCGGATTCGTATGATTAACGAACGTCGTTGGTCGATGTATCAGAGTCACGCGGCCGGCGCTCCGATGATGCCGTATTTGAGATTGCGAATACGAAGGGATCACATCATCGATGACGCATTAGTCGGC TTAGAAATGGTGGCTTCCGATAACCCTCAGGACTTAAAAAAACAACTCTACGTCGAATTTGAAGGCGAACAGGGAATCGATGAGGGCGGTGTGCAAAAAGAGTTTTTCCAGCTCATCGTTGAAGAAATCTTCAATCCGGATATAG GCATGTTCACATTTAGCGAGGAGTTGCAGCAGTTTTGGTTTAATTCTACGTCGTATGAAAGCGACGCTCAATTTACTCTCATCGGAATCGTATTAGGACTCGCGATTTACAACAACGTCATCCTCGACGTTCATTTTCCGATGGTCGTTTATCGTAAACTGCTCGGTAAAATTGGAACGTTCGAAGATTTGAAAGATTCCCACCCT TCATTAGCGAATGGTTTACAAGAACTGCTCGATTATGAGGGCAACGTTGAAGAGACGGTGATGCACAATTACCGCATCGGATACCAAGACGTGTTTGGTAATAATCTGACTCATGACCTCAAAGAGAACGGAGATGAAATACCAGTCACAAATGAAAATCGACAG GAATTTGTTGACCTGTACGCTGATTTTCTATTAAACAAGTCTATTGAACGCCAGTTCGGAGCATTTAAACGTGGATTCGCGATGGTGACCGATGAAAGCCCGATAAAAATGTTGTTCAGACCCGAAGAAGTTGAATTGTTAGTCTGCGGAAGCAAG GATTTCGAGTTTTACGATTTGGAAAATGCTGCCGAGTACGATGGTGGATTTACTGCTGATTCACAAACAATAAA GGATTTCTGGAGTGTTGTACACGACTTCACCGATGAACAGAAACGTAAACTATTACAATTCACTACGGGTAGCGATCGAGTACCGGTCGGTGGTTTATCTAAACTCAAACTAATCATCTCAAAAAATGGACCCGACTCTGAAAG ATTGCCTACGTCTCACACGTGTTTCAATGTACTGCTTCTACCCAGCTACGCGAGTAAGGACAAACTTCGCGAACGCTTGCTGAAAGCTATTACCTACGCTAAAGGTTTTGGCATGTTGTAA
- the LOC141905965 gene encoding anaphase-promoting complex subunit 11, protein MKIDVKSWTAVATWRWVANDENCGICRMPFDGCCPDCKLPGDDCPLVWGQCSHCFHIHCIVKWLNSQQVNQQCPMCRQEWKFKE, encoded by the exons ATGAAGATCGATGTCAAA AGTTGGACCGCTGTCGCTACCTGGAGATGGGTCGCCAATGACGAGAACTGTGGAATATGCCGTATGCCATTTGATGGATGTTGCCCGGACTGTAAACTCCCAGGGGATGACTGCCCATTAG TGTGGGGTCAATGTTCACATTGTTTTCACATACACTGCATCGTGAAATGGTTGAATTCACAGCAAGTTAATCAACAGTGTCCGATGTGTAGACAGGAATGGAAATTCAAAGAGTGA
- the LOC141905721 gene encoding cyclin-dependent kinases regulatory subunit-like — MSSASKNIYYSEKYTDDENEYRHVHLPKEISKLVPKDRLMSENEWRKIGIQQSHGWIHYMHHKPEPNVVLFRRPLSNTQNQMR; from the exons ATGAGTAGTGCAAGCAAGAATATTTACTATTCAGAAAAATAcactgatgatgaaaatgaatacag gCATGTTCATCTTCCAAAAGAAATCTCGAAACTTGTACCGAAAGATCGACTGATGTCTGAGAATGAATGGCGAAAAATCGGAATCCAACAAAGTCATGGATGGATCCACTACATGCATCATAAACCTG AACCGAACGTTGTGCTATTCCGCAGACCGCTGTCAAACACTCAAAATCAAATGCGATAA
- the LOC141905874 gene encoding large ribosomal subunit protein uL4-like translates to MAARPLISVYSDKNEATDSNIMLPAVFRAPIRPDIVNFVHFQMLKNTRQPYAVSKDAGHQTSAESWGTGRAVARIPRVRGGGTHRSGQGAFGNMCRGGRMFAPTKTYRRWHRRININQRRYAMCSAIAATGIPALVMSKGHRIEETPEVPLVIADKVEEIKRTKEAVKVLKSFKAWADIEKVYKSKRFRAGKGKMRNRRRIQKRGPLVIYNQDNGICRAFRNIPGITLINVNRLNLLKIAPGGHVGRFCIWTESAFKRLDKLYGTWKTPSKEKTDYNLPMPKMTNSDLARLLKSDEIKSALRPRKSRVQRKVLKKNPLKNIRTMIRLNPYASVQKRHAILAQERQRKNRQLEIMKKRGAAPTEKPPKKKSAAAKRAAKKGKTAKKAEPTKKGKGGKK, encoded by the exons ATG GCTGCCCGTCCATTGATATCGGTGTATAGTGATAAAAATGAAGCTACCGACAGTAACATTATGTTGCCGGCAGTATTCCGAGCCCCGATCAGGCCGGATATCGTCAACTTCGTTCATTTCCAAATGTTGAAGAACACCAGACAACCATACGCTGTCAGCAAAGATGCCG GTCACCAGACATCTGCTGAGTCATGGGGTACAGGACGAGCTGTAGCTCGTATTCCTCGTGTACGAGGTGGTGGTACTCATCGTTCTGGTCAGGGTGCGTTCGGTAACATGTGCCGAGGAGGACGTATGTTCGCTCCAACTAAGACTTACAGACGCTGGCACAGACGTATCAACATCAACCAGAGGAGATACGCCATGTGCTCGGCAATCGCTGCTACTGGTATCCCAGCTCTCGTCATGTCTAAAG GTCACCGAATTGAAGAGACTCCCGAAGTTCCGTTGGTCATCGCCGACAAAGTCGAAGAAATCAAGCGAACGAAAGAGGCCGTAAAAGTTCTGAAGAGTTTCAAGGCGTGGGCCGATATCGAAAAGGTTTACAAATCGAAACGATTCCGTGCCGGTAAAGGTAAAATGAGGAATCGTCGCCGCATCCAGAAACGAGGTCCTCTTGTTATCTATAACCAGGACAATGGAATCTGCCGAGCTTTCCGTAATATCCCAG gtatTACTTTAATCAATGTCAATCGTTTGAATCTTTTAAAAATTGCCCCCGGTGGTCACGTCGGACGATTTTGTATCTGGACCGAGTCCGCTTTTAAACGTCTCGACAAGCTTTACGGAACCTGGAAAACACCCTCGAAGGAAAAGACCGACTACAACTTACCGATGCCGAAAATGACAAACAGCGATTTGGCTCGATTGTTGAAGAGTGACGAAATCAAGAGCGCCCTTCGACCGAGAAA gTCTCGCGTTCAGAGAAAGGTTCTGAAGAAGAATCCGTTGAAGAACATCAGAACGATGATCAGATTGAATCCGTACGCGTCTGTTCAGAAACGACACGCGATTCTCGCTCAGGAACGACAACGCAAGAACAGACAATTGGAGATCATGAAGAAACGTGGT GCCGCTCCAACTGAAAAACCCCCAAAGAAGAAAAGTGCTGCCGCCAAAAGGGCAGCCAAGAAGGGAAAGACGGCGAAGAAGGCAGAGCCAACCAAGAAGGGAAAGGGAGGCAAAAAATAA
- the LOC141904894 gene encoding uncharacterized protein LOC141904894 isoform X1 has translation MEELKKVKMLNVEQLIVHVGTNNMTCDVPLEIVLRRHVELIRLLLYKCTGTIIVPALFPRCDDFDADTKIFHYNEMLHRECFTLGVKFVDFHFSRDLLSPTDLLHPSRKGNQFINNRIMELLLLKNEDEMCPQYFPYEIEKMQRSRAVHRRKLIAKNKLKDDQARAWDDSTIVYSSFDVAHHTRKQFCCEDQRAFFTFDQYMTKIDVAGVAICLKPQLFTPFYQTKNGCYNRSCHNTKRFNRKRKSVEHVIHPQTDPADSTCFCGVEFTNWKDLLDHVSLNHTEMRTMEEEGKDAACDNFSEGTIEEAEKMQEDSLKERIERLKMQEDSWMENKKQLSITGGGGIEPIIIDDSDENDSDDEHVCRRNFSYNPTEMCLNDYQFLKIPPVMPSKVTSFRICDMSNSCHLADDAPTMPHKNQLEDIKAQMQSRIVRDPSINIHVRLDTGCYSIDQINRFLFLHYAKTKQQDLFAMNLWVNSKPLSPTDSVDWEQIQAFSNMLFSLKPSQQFPVGNNNSVSVSELQTMTNQKWFEGSVLNAFASMINEQYCNIHAFMMPLTFDAKKYVSNLYKRFGPNPLISCDKLIFFLHVGTQNDFVFLNSYGHVVANHYALAVFYPKSNKLCYADTLAWDCPREFKNHLRSVLKGLNCPDPVYIHLHDPHFVTENSVHVCSNNCTSYYPLQSCSSVCGPATLIGACIATYYEKDISSVFSSPNELSYLKNISNYSDFVRLILINWLMKHLIDITQLFSKSSQPTANSTTFSKISRLSRRQRHKRSTESNNTLASSELKMSDSYIAPKKSKSVLTTAKSKSTPILNNESTLESTPISNYESAAILTNESTPISNSESAPILTNESTPESTPISNSESAPILTNESTPISNSESAPILTIKSTPESTPISNNESTPESTSSILNLQSSLTLNSAEPLTSHINGSKTTISHRIRRGKHYLEVAFHSTGSKTKYKSFHCTDQGTNDQVAIDTIKKYLNNQNPLSDEWVENGEVMTGADTKYYFDRFTFDFTKTVRLHKNVRPSFVGNQTTMKASLTLKKNWQTHRLDNKFEFIEPIVEDTSQFVAAEMLIKCSSKSSVCKSSCGYYLSKLNMSSNITNCPSCQIDVVLNDKQCIHCSITMSNKWRKNADGETLCSNCYNYKLKNKRDRPVKLRQQFEPKKLIHPHFMCYWATKLVLFSTDLSKWRIFSKPLNGQYHDNIPLQIKKRPNLSTRDRWDENRVMMKATAMKVLSATNAHNNLHVSNVNDGAGHDHTLDQISNRLKYIDKSSIKLHMKSQDEIPILSSDWRNTEKLLEGNYESVLLFQRGDATLKRNYHIILSDPRSLEHLSNFGQSVIGIDVKHDFNSWKFKTSFVTFADNKNEGRIAAASISSDEGGLLMQLPSS, from the exons ATGGAAG AATTGAAAAAGgtgaagatgctgaatgtgGAACAACTAATCGTCCATGTTGGAACAAATAATATGACGTGTGATGTCCCGCTTGAGATTGTTCTGCGAAGACACGTTGAATTAATTCGATTGTTGCTCTATAAATGTACTGGGACCATCATTGTACCAGCTCTTTTTCCTCGATGTGATGA tttcGATGCTgacacaaaaatatttcattacaatGAAATGCTGCACCGCGAATGCTTTACACTTGGTGTAAAGTTCGTTGATTTTCACTTCTCAAGAGATCTCCTTTCACC GACTGACTTGTTACACCCCAGCCGTAAGGGAAATCAGTTCATAAATAACAGGATAATGGAACTACtgctattgaaaaatgaagatgaaat GTGCCCTCAATACTTTCCATATGAGATTGAAAAGATGCAAAGAAGTAGAGCAGTCCATCGACGAAAG CTGATagcaaaaaacaaattgaaggATGATCAAGCAAGAGCATGGGATGATTCAACAATAGTG TATAGCAGTTTTGACGTTGCGCATCATACAAGGAAACAATTCTGTTGTGAAGATCAAAGAGCCTTTTTCACATTCGACCAG TACATGACTAAAATTGATGTGGCTGGTGTTGCTATTTGTTTAAAGCCTCAATTATTTACTCCTTTTTATCAGACTAAGAAC GGATGCTACAATAGAAGTTGTCACAATACTAAAAGATTTAACAGAAAAAGGAAGTCAGTGGAACAT GTTATTCATCCACAGACGGATCCTGCTGACTCGACATGTTTTTGCGGAGTTGAATTCACCAATTGGAAAGATCTTCTAGACCATGTTAGTTTAAACCATACTGAAAT GCGGACAATGGAGGAAGAAGGAAAGGACGCGGCTTGTGACAATTTCTCGGAAGGAACGATAGAGGAAGCAGAAAAGATGCAGGAAGATAGTTTGAAAGAAAGGatagaaagattaaagatGCAGGAAGATAGCTGGatggaaaacaaaaaacagcTAAGTATCACAGGTGGTGGAGGTATCGAACCAATCATAATTGATGATAGTGATGAGAATGATTCTGATGATGAACATGTATGTAGAAGAAATTTTAGTTACAATCCAACAGAAATGTGCCTCAATGactatcagtttttgaaaattcctcCTGTTATGCCATCAAAGGTCACGTCATTCAGAATTTGTGACATGTCTAATTCATGTCATTTGGCTGATGATGCCCCCACTATGCCCCACAAAAATCAGTTGGAGGACATAAAAGCACAGATGCAGTCAAGGATTGTCCGTGACCCTTCCATTAATATCCATGTGAGACTCGATACAGGCTGCTATTCTATTGATCAGATTAATAGGTTTCTTTTCTTACATTATGCTAAAACCAAACAACAAGATCTTTTTGCCATGAATCTTTGGGTAAATAGTAAGCCTTTAAGCCCCACTGATTCAGTCGATTGGGAACAGATTcaagcattttcaaatatgcTCTTTTCCTTAAAACCCTCTCAACAATTTCCAgttggtaataataatagcgTATCTGTATCAGAACTTCAGACGATGACTAatcaaaaatggtttgaagGATCTGTGTTAAATGCTTTTGCATCTATGATAAATGAACAGTACTGTAATATTCATGCATTTATGATGCCACTTACATTTGATGCTAAGAAatatgtttcaaatttatataaAAGATTCGGTCCTAATCCACTCATAAGTTGTgataaactaatttttttcctgCATGTTGGCACCCAAAACGATTTCGTATTTCTAAATTCTTATGGACATGTTGTTGCCAATCATTATGCACTAGCAGTTTTTTACCCAAAAAGTAACAAACTGTGTTATGCTGATACACTAGCATGGGATTGTCCAAGggaatttaaaaatcatttaagaTCTGTTTTGAAAGGTTTGAATTGCCCTGATCCTGTTTATATCCACCTCCATGATCCTCATTTTGTTACTGAAAATTCAGTGCATGTATGTAGTAATAATTGTACTAGTTATTACCCACTCCAATCATGTTCATCTGTCTGTGGCCCTGCTACATTAATTGGTGCTTGCATTGCAACCTATTATGAAAAGGATATTTCAAGTGTATTTTCATCTCCCAATGAATTATCTTATCTTAAGAACATTTCTAACTATTCTGATTTTGTTAGATTGATATTGATTAATTGGCTTATGAAACATCTAATTGATATTACTCAACTCTTCTCAAAGTCATCTCAACCTACTGCTAATAGTACTACTTTCTCTAAGATATCACGATTATCTCGCAGACAGAGACATAAACGATCAACTGAGTCAAATAATACACTAGCTAGTTCTGAATTAAAGATGTCAGACTCTTATATTGCCCCTAAAAAAAGCAAATCAGTCTTAACTACAGCCAAATCTAAATCTACaccaattttgaataatgaatcAACACTTGAATCTACACCAATTTCGAATTATGAATCTGCAGCAATTTTGACTAATGAATCAACACCAATTTCGAATAGTGAATCTGCACCAATTTTGACTAATGAATCAACACCTGAATCAACACCAATTTCGAATAGTGAATCTGCACCAATTTTGACTAATGAATCTACACCAATTTCGAATAGTGAATCTGCACCAATTTTGACTATTAAATCTACACCTGAATCTACACCAATTTCGAATAATGAATCTACACCTGAATCTACATCCTCAATTTTGAATCTTCAATCCTCATTAACTCTAAATTCAGCTGAACCATTAACTTCCCATATTAATGGTTCTAAAACTACTATCTCCCATCGCATCAGGAGAGGAAAGCATTATCTTGAAGTTGCTTTTCATTCAACTGGCAGTAAGACGAAGTATAAAAGTTTTCATTGTACAGACCAAGGTACAAATGACCAGGTAGCCATTGACACTATCAAGAAATACCTCAACAACCAGAATCCACTTAGTGATGAATGGGTTGAAAATGGGGAAGTAATGACTGGTGCTGACACAAAATATTATTTCGATAGATTCACTTTtgattttacaaaaacagTTCGTCTGCATAAGAATGTGCGGCCTTCATTTGTTGGTAACCAGACAACGATGAAAGCTTccttaacattaaaaaagaaTTGGCAAACCCATAGATtagataataaatttgaatttattgagcCAATTGTTGAGGATACTTCTCAATTTGTGGCTGCAGAAATGCTCATAAAATGTTCGTCAAAGTCTTCAGTTTGTAAATCATCATGTGGATATTATCTTTCAAAGTTGAATATGTCCAGTAACATCACTAATTGTCCCTCATGTCAAATTGACGttgttttaaatgataaaCAATGTATTCATTGCTCCATTACCATGTCTAACAAATGGAGGAAAAATGCTGATGGTGAAACACTTTGTTCCAACTGTTACAACTATAAGCTGAAGAATAAACGTGATCGTCCTGTGAAGTTAAGGCAGCAGTTTGagccaaaaaaattaattcacccTCATTTTATGTGTTATTGGGCAACGAAACTTGTATTATTTAGTACTGATTTATCCAAGTGGAGAATCTTCAGCAAACCACTTAATGGTCAATATCATGACAATATTcctttacaaattaaaaagcgACCTAATTTATCTACTAGAGATAGATGGGATGAAAATAGAGTCATGATGAAAGCCACAGCAATGAAGGTTCTTTCTGCCACCAATGCTCACAATAACCTTCATGTATCAAATGTAAATGATGGCGCCGGTCATGACCATACCCTagatcaaatttcaaatagattgaaatatattgataaatcttcGATAAAATTACATATGAAATCTCAAGACGAAATACCTATTCTAAGTTCTGATTGgagaaatactgaaaaatTATTAGAGGGTAACTATGAATCTGTCCTTTTATTTCAACGAGGGGATGCCACACTCAAACGTAATTATCACATTATTCTCTCTGATCCTCGTTCTCTGGAACATTTATCCAACTTTGGACAATCTGTCATTGGTATTGACGtgaaacatgatttcaattcgtgGAAATTCAAAACTTCATTTGTAACTTTTGCAGACAACAAAAATGAAGGACGTATTGCTGCTGCATCAATTAGTAGTGATGAAGGGGGGCTACTCATGCAACTACCATCCAGTTAG
- the LOC141904894 gene encoding uncharacterized protein LOC141904894 isoform X2 produces the protein MEELKKVKMLNVEQLIVHVGTNNMTCDVPLEIVLRRHVELIRLLLYKCTGTIIVPALFPRCDDFDADTKIFHYNEMLHRECFTLGVKFVDFHFSRDLLSPTDLLHPSRKGNQFINNRIMELLLLKNEDEMCPQYFPYEIEKMQRSRAVHRRKLIAKNKLKDDQARAWDDSTIVQF, from the exons ATGGAAG AATTGAAAAAGgtgaagatgctgaatgtgGAACAACTAATCGTCCATGTTGGAACAAATAATATGACGTGTGATGTCCCGCTTGAGATTGTTCTGCGAAGACACGTTGAATTAATTCGATTGTTGCTCTATAAATGTACTGGGACCATCATTGTACCAGCTCTTTTTCCTCGATGTGATGA tttcGATGCTgacacaaaaatatttcattacaatGAAATGCTGCACCGCGAATGCTTTACACTTGGTGTAAAGTTCGTTGATTTTCACTTCTCAAGAGATCTCCTTTCACC GACTGACTTGTTACACCCCAGCCGTAAGGGAAATCAGTTCATAAATAACAGGATAATGGAACTACtgctattgaaaaatgaagatgaaat GTGCCCTCAATACTTTCCATATGAGATTGAAAAGATGCAAAGAAGTAGAGCAGTCCATCGACGAAAG CTGATagcaaaaaacaaattgaaggATGATCAAGCAAGAGCATGGGATGATTCAACAATAGTG CAGTTTTGA